The window GACATTTAGTGAAGATTTAAACGGCACCACGGTTGGTGGTCCTTCTGACTTTAGTATTGCAGGAGGTGCAATCTCGGTAGTATCTGCATCGCAGACAAGTTCGGGAGTTGTAACGATAATTACATCAGCATTTGGGACAGGCGACACACCTCTCGTGAGTTTAATAGGAAGCGTTGCTGACGATCCTTCGGCTGGCAGTAACGTGAGTCCATCTGGACAAAGCATTACGCCAGCGGACGGAGTTGCGCCAGTTCTATTGGATACCAATGTGATCGGGGCTACTGTTGAGGGGGCTGGAGATACGATTGCTCTTACATTCAGTGAGCCAGTCGCGGCAGTAGATGGTACTTGGTCAATAGGTGAGTTTGCTTCTCTGGAAAGCCCGGACGATTCTGGGCTGAATATGACGGATGCGTGTCTTACAAGCGGAAACGTGTTGTGCTGGAGTTATTCCGGGAATACTCTGACTATTACTCTTCCGGAAGATGTCTCTGATGCTACGACATATCTGCGCAATGGAAACAAAGTATCAGTTACACCAGAGACGAACGCAATTCGTGATGTGGCAGGAAATTTCTTGAGCGATGTTGAAATTGATGGCACTACCGCAGTCAGCGGAGATACAACAGGTCCAATAGTAACTATTAGCTATACCGCATCAAAAGTTGCGCCGAAAGCAAGTTATGGATGGTTCGAAACCGTCGTAATTAATGCTGATTTTGATGAGGCGGTGTACCCTGTGGTTCCTCCAACAATTGCCATTGGCACGGCCGGCGATGGCGATTTGGCTGAAGTGGCGATGCTTCCCGGAACAGGCAATACCCACTGGACATATACATGGCAGACTCCAGGAGCCCAAGATGAAGAAGGTACGGTGACCATCTCGGTTATAGGGACAGATCTGGCGGGCAATTCAGTTGATACCTTAGTGAGCAATGTAATTGAGATCGATAATATTGGTCCAGTAATTACGGTAGCGAGCGCTCTTGACGTAGATACAGATAGCGCAACGCTGACCGCGACCACTGATGAGCTCGCGACATGCCGCTATTCAAATGTGAACACGGTATGGAGTGGCATGGTGGCAATGGGCACCACGGGCGGCACAAGCCATTCACACTCTCTGACCGGTCTTCTTGCGGGAGCACAGCACACCTACTACACACTATGTAGGGACGCGGGGGGTCATGAGAGTGCGCTAAAGGCCATTCTCTTCACCACTGATCAGCTTGATGAAGTTGCCCCAACGGTTGACAGCCAAACACCAACCGGTAGTCCTTCAGGAATCTCGGTAGCTATCTCGCCGACAGTGACATTCTCGGAAGCGATGGATCCTTCAACCGTAAACTCAAACACGGTGAAGATTAAGAAGTTCGCCGGCAATGTAGACGTTGATGGTGTTGTGGTGACGCTGAGTGATGATCGCCTCACGGCAACGTTGAACCCAAGCTCTGCGCTTGAATATGGAACGGCCTACTATCTTTGGGTCTCGGGCGCGAAAGACGCGGCAGGGAATACCGTTGTTGCGTATACCAACTCAGCAATACAGGATTTCACCACTGAGTTATCGCCCGCAGATACATCAGAGCCAATCATTGTGAGCACGGTCCCCGCAGATAACGCAGGTGGCGTAGGTGTGAGCGCTCCAATCTTCGTGACGTTCGACGAAGAAATGATGGAGTCGACAATCAACTCGACCAACATTGAGCTCCGTAAATACTCTGATGACTCCGTAGTATCGGCAACCGTCTCGCTTATTGAAGGAAATACGGTTGCGATGATCGCGCCAGCGGCAGATCTAACCTTCGGTGAGCAGTACTACATCATGGTGGCGACTGGCGCACAGAATTCAGTGGGCATTGCATTTGCAATGGTGCTCACGAAGGACTCGTATGACTTTACAGTCATTGCAGACTCGAGTGACGACATCGACCCACCAACTCCAGTTATCACCACACCAGCGGGTCCAATAAGCACACCGGCAAGTATCTACACTATTTCCGGAACAGCTGGCGCGGACACGCCTGATTCTGAGCGTGTGATTCGTGTGTATCGCGATGATGGCATCTCCGGCAACGTGCTTGCAGGTCAGGTTGCGCTTCCGATCGGACAAACAGACTGGTCTGTAGTAGTTGGCCTCTCGCTTGATGCGGGTAATACCATCACAGCTACATCAACTGATGCTTCTGGTAACACGGGTGCTCCAAGTGCTTCGGTAGTCATCACCAACAACGCAAGCGATGATGTTGACGCACCAGTTATTAGCGATATTCAAGTGACTGGGATTGGATCTGCTAGTGCGACCGTTACGTGGGTGACGGATGAGCTTGCAACCTCCAATGTGGAATGGGGTCTGGATTCCAGCTACGGCGACTTTGAGCCGGCGGTGACCGACGTGACGGCTGACAATACTACCCACTCAGTCATTCTCTCGGGTTTGAGCGCTGGAACGGAATACCACTTCCGCGTGATCTCCGAAGATGGAAATGGCTATTCCGCAACTTCAACCGACAATACGTTCACAACGGTTGCAGTAGCAGATAGTACTGGCCCAACGGGACTCGCGTTCACAACGGCAAGTGCTGGTCCAATCGATGCGAACGAGAAGGTGCTCACTGGTATCGTGGATGATGACGGCGGTATCCGCACTGTGCAAATCTTCAACGACAGTGGCTCTGGCTCCGTGTTTGTGGGCTCAACCGTAGTAAGTGCGGGACAGACAAACTGGTCATTCTCGGCACCGTTGGTCCAGGGCGCTTCCAATAGCTTCACTGCTATTGCATATGATGCATCCGGCAATCCAAGCACGCCAGCAGGACCTGTTCTGATCACCGAAGCAGAAGGTGCCGCGGCGCTTGAGGTGACGAACATTAGCTCCGATCCTTCTCGCGCCTTCGCGATTGCCAACGACTCTTACACAAACGGTTGGCAGTGGTTCTTCGACGTGACAATTCCAACCAGTGAGGCAAGTGTCTCCATGAAGTTCAGTGACTTTGTGAGTGGCACGAACACCATTGCGGCGGCGAGTAACATTCGTTACTACAGCGCACAGTCATCAAACGCAGCAACAAGTGGCGCGGCAATCACCGTTGGTGCGGCTAACACCTATGCGGGCGCCATGACCATGACAGGCGACTTGGATGCAAACACTGCTGGTCGTCAGGTGCGCATTGTGGTAGAAGCTAAGATCCCGACCGGTTCTTCTGGAGGCGT of the Candidatus Paceibacterota bacterium genome contains:
- a CDS encoding Ig-like domain-containing protein; this translates as MTRNTATEYVYTHTVGAGDGTVTVSLSNGTDLAGNALNGTPTSGATFVVDNTVPGIGSVSIISDNAKDTSLAKAGDEITLSFVTDEATVTPVVTVDGNAASVSGGPTSWSATYTMASGDTEGVVTFTIDADDLVGNSATQKVTVDDASTVTFDETAPTLSPVSISSNNLDPELAKQSDVVTVAFTADEAIDTVSGSLAGRAATISNVGGNDWEAEITMNGTDPEGAISFSLDFEDAAGNIGTTVSVVSDSSLVIYDRTAPTAAITYSDADGRVKAGDSLTITATFTEDMDAGQDVELSLSAPNALGPVAMTRNTATEYVYTHTVGAGDGTVTVSLSNGTDLAGNALNGTPTSGATFVVDNTVPTVTGIRTLDADFDGSVDSAEITFSENILDSSFSASVGSFSIGGNAGASIDIGSTADDNVIIIELGTPVAGTDVKDVLYTPDTASDLVGNLLGAILSGTVVEVDDAGPVMISAITTSTTTIEVTFSEDLNGTTVGGPSDFSIAGGAISVVSASQTSSGVVTIITSAFGTGDTPLVSLIGSVADDPSAGSNVSPSGQSITPADGVAPVLLDTNVIGATVEGAGDTIALTFSEPVAAVDGTWSIGEFASLESPDDSGLNMTDACLTSGNVLCWSYSGNTLTITLPEDVSDATTYLRNGNKVSVTPETNAIRDVAGNFLSDVEIDGTTAVSGDTTGPIVTISYTASKVAPKASYGWFETVVINADFDEAVYPVVPPTIAIGTAGDGDLAEVAMLPGTGNTHWTYTWQTPGAQDEEGTVTISVIGTDLAGNSVDTLVSNVIEIDNIGPVITVASALDVDTDSATLTATTDELATCRYSNVNTVWSGMVAMGTTGGTSHSHSLTGLLAGAQHTYYTLCRDAGGHESALKAILFTTDQLDEVAPTVDSQTPTGSPSGISVAISPTVTFSEAMDPSTVNSNTVKIKKFAGNVDVDGVVVTLSDDRLTATLNPSSALEYGTAYYLWVSGAKDAAGNTVVAYTNSAIQDFTTELSPADTSEPIIVSTVPADNAGGVGVSAPIFVTFDEEMMESTINSTNIELRKYSDDSVVSATVSLIEGNTVAMIAPAADLTFGEQYYIMVATGAQNSVGIAFAMVLTKDSYDFTVIADSSDDIDPPTPVITTPAGPISTPASIYTISGTAGADTPDSERVIRVYRDDGISGNVLAGQVALPIGQTDWSVVVGLSLDAGNTITATSTDASGNTGAPSASVVITNNASDDVDAPVISDIQVTGIGSASATVTWVTDELATSNVEWGLDSSYGDFEPAVTDVTADNTTHSVILSGLSAGTEYHFRVISEDGNGYSATSTDNTFTTVAVADSTGPTGLAFTTASAGPIDANEKVLTGIVDDDGGIRTVQIFNDSGSGSVFVGSTVVSAGQTNWSFSAPLVQGASNSFTAIAYDASGNPSTPAGPVLITEAEGAAALEVTNISSDPSRAFAIANDSYTNGWQWFFDVTIPTSEASVSMKFSDFVSGTNTIAAASNIRYYSAQSSNAATSGAAITVGAANTYAGAMTMTGDLDANTAGRQVRIVVEAKIPTGSSGGVYSADYGIQSL